In the genome of Sphingomonas naphthae, one region contains:
- the fdhD gene encoding formate dehydrogenase accessory sulfurtransferase FdhD: protein MTASVSAAFTRLSADSAVERMKRALAVEAPVAIEINGLGYAVLMASPIDLIDLAYGFLLTERLIEWAGEIVDVEPHETEAGYILRITAARPVSDRLAQRVRHRTSDASCGLCGIENLEQALRPLPVLANRWTGSDAAIFAALDRLKDGQPLNRETGAVHAAALCSDDGMILDVREDVGRHNAFDKLIGAMLRAGQGWGDGFALLTSRCSYELVEKAVLSGCPMLATISAPTDLAVRRAAEAGLALRVLARPDFCLATTP from the coding sequence ATGACCGCGAGCGTAAGCGCCGCTTTCACGCGCCTGTCGGCCGATAGCGCGGTGGAGCGGATGAAGCGCGCGCTGGCTGTCGAGGCGCCCGTCGCCATCGAGATCAACGGGCTGGGCTATGCGGTATTGATGGCCAGCCCAATCGACCTGATCGACCTGGCCTATGGCTTTCTGCTGACCGAGCGATTGATCGAATGGGCGGGCGAGATCGTCGATGTCGAACCGCACGAGACGGAAGCCGGCTACATCCTGCGGATCACCGCCGCGCGGCCCGTCAGCGATCGCCTCGCCCAGCGTGTCCGTCATCGCACGTCGGATGCCTCCTGCGGCTTGTGCGGGATCGAAAATCTGGAACAGGCGCTTCGCCCGCTGCCAGTGCTGGCGAACCGTTGGACGGGCTCGGACGCCGCCATCTTCGCCGCGCTGGATCGGCTGAAGGACGGGCAGCCCCTCAATCGCGAGACCGGCGCCGTCCATGCCGCCGCTCTATGCTCGGACGACGGGATGATCCTCGATGTGCGTGAGGATGTCGGCCGCCACAACGCCTTCGACAAATTGATCGGCGCGATGCTGCGCGCCGGCCAAGGATGGGGCGATGGTTTCGCCCTGCTCACCTCGCGCTGCTCCTACGAACTGGTCGAAAAGGCCGTCCTGTCCGGCTGCCCGATGCTCGCGACCATCTCCGCCCCCACCGACCTCGCTGTCCGCCGCGCGGCCGAAGCCGGCCTCGCCCTCCGCGTTCTCGCCCGGCCAGATTTCTGCCTGGCGACCACGCCATGA
- a CDS encoding FdhF/YdeP family oxidoreductase, translating to MTEQKSDEPEIKPFAGPAGGWGSVRSLAEIMPREKIAPGTLVELGRQNKPDGFACVSCAWPKPADHHPFEFCEEGAKATAWELTTLRTTPDFFAAHTLTELRGWRDYDLEQHGRLTHPLRYDPATDKYVACSWAEAFDGIGAALKPIDPKAVVFYSSGRTSLEASYMYGLMARMFGNQNLPDSSNMCHESTSVGLKAAIGVPVGTTQLEDFKHCDAILFFGQNVGSNAPRMLHDLRACRKRGVEIITFNPLKERGLERFTDPQNPIEMATLAETNISTQYHQVRAGGDIAAMTGIAKYLIEWDDAARAAGEPEVLDHAFIKAHTNGFPAFAATVRAAEWDAIERESGLARAELEESAKVYAKAKAVMAIYGMGLTQHVKGVENVRMVVNLLLMRGNIGKPGAGPTPVRGHSNVQGQRTVGITEKTDLVPVDRLEARYGFIAPREKGLDTVESCRGVIDGSVKAFVALGGNFLRAVPETAAMEAAWPNLDLSVQIATKLNRNHLVPGKLTYLLPCLGRIEEDVQASGPQAVSVEDSTSCIHGSRGKVAPASPHLLSEPAIVAEIAKRILPANPRADWDGWVADYATIRASIAETYPDVFKDYEANLFKPGGMWKGNKASERIWLTESGKAEFHTPAGLSATGFADAAGRYRLMTLRSNDQFNTTIYGYHDRFRGVKGTRDVLFINAADMAAAGLTEGQIVALESDAGDGVARRRDGLIVTPYDIPAGCLGAYYPECNGLIPVEHHAEQSHVPAAKSVPVRIVA from the coding sequence ATGACCGAGCAGAAATCGGACGAGCCCGAGATTAAGCCGTTCGCCGGGCCGGCGGGCGGCTGGGGATCGGTGCGGTCGCTGGCGGAGATCATGCCGCGCGAAAAGATAGCGCCCGGCACGCTCGTCGAACTCGGCCGGCAGAACAAGCCCGACGGTTTCGCCTGCGTCAGCTGCGCCTGGCCCAAGCCCGCCGACCATCATCCGTTCGAATTCTGCGAGGAAGGCGCCAAGGCGACCGCATGGGAACTGACCACCCTGCGCACCACGCCCGATTTCTTCGCCGCGCATACGCTCACGGAACTGCGCGGCTGGCGCGATTACGATCTGGAGCAGCACGGCCGCCTGACCCACCCGCTGCGCTACGATCCCGCGACCGACAAATATGTCGCCTGTAGCTGGGCCGAAGCCTTCGACGGCATTGGCGCCGCGCTGAAGCCGATCGATCCCAAGGCTGTGGTGTTCTATTCGTCAGGCCGCACCAGTCTCGAAGCCTCCTACATGTACGGGCTGATGGCGCGCATGTTCGGCAACCAGAACCTGCCCGACAGCTCCAACATGTGCCACGAATCCACCTCGGTCGGCCTGAAGGCGGCGATCGGCGTGCCGGTCGGCACGACGCAGCTCGAGGATTTCAAGCATTGCGACGCGATCCTGTTCTTCGGCCAGAATGTCGGGTCGAACGCGCCGCGTATGCTGCACGACCTGCGTGCCTGCCGGAAGCGCGGGGTGGAGATCATCACCTTCAATCCGCTCAAGGAACGGGGGCTGGAACGCTTCACCGATCCGCAGAACCCGATCGAGATGGCGACCCTGGCCGAGACGAACATCTCGACCCAATATCATCAGGTGCGCGCCGGCGGCGATATCGCGGCGATGACCGGGATCGCCAAATATCTGATCGAGTGGGACGATGCGGCGCGGGCGGCAGGCGAACCCGAGGTGCTGGATCACGCCTTCATCAAGGCCCACACCAACGGTTTCCCCGCCTTCGCCGCCACGGTCCGCGCCGCCGAATGGGACGCGATCGAGCGCGAATCCGGTCTGGCGAGGGCAGAACTGGAGGAAAGCGCCAAGGTCTATGCGAAGGCCAAAGCGGTCATGGCGATCTACGGCATGGGGCTGACCCAGCATGTGAAGGGCGTCGAGAATGTCCGCATGGTCGTCAACCTGCTGCTGATGCGCGGGAATATCGGCAAGCCGGGTGCGGGGCCGACGCCGGTGCGCGGCCATTCCAATGTGCAGGGCCAGCGCACCGTCGGCATCACGGAGAAGACCGATCTGGTCCCGGTCGACAGGCTCGAGGCGCGATATGGGTTCATCGCGCCGCGCGAGAAGGGGCTCGATACGGTCGAGAGTTGCCGGGGGGTGATCGACGGATCGGTGAAGGCGTTCGTGGCGCTGGGCGGCAATTTCCTGCGTGCCGTGCCGGAGACCGCGGCGATGGAGGCGGCCTGGCCGAACCTGGACCTCTCGGTGCAGATCGCGACCAAGCTCAACCGCAACCATCTGGTGCCGGGCAAGCTCACCTATCTGTTGCCCTGCCTGGGCCGGATCGAGGAGGACGTGCAGGCGAGCGGCCCGCAGGCGGTGTCGGTCGAGGATTCGACCAGCTGCATCCACGGCTCGCGCGGCAAGGTGGCGCCGGCCAGCCCGCACCTCCTGTCCGAACCGGCGATCGTCGCCGAGATCGCCAAGCGCATCTTGCCCGCCAATCCCAGGGCCGATTGGGACGGCTGGGTCGCCGATTACGCCACAATCCGCGCGTCGATCGCCGAAACCTATCCGGATGTGTTCAAGGATTATGAAGCCAACCTCTTCAAGCCGGGCGGCATGTGGAAGGGTAACAAGGCTTCCGAACGCATCTGGCTGACCGAGAGCGGCAAGGCCGAGTTCCACACGCCGGCCGGGCTTTCCGCCACCGGCTTCGCGGACGCGGCCGGGCGCTACCGGCTGATGACCTTGCGCTCCAACGACCAGTTCAACACCACCATCTACGGCTATCACGATCGCTTTCGCGGGGTGAAGGGCACGCGCGACGTGCTGTTCATCAACGCCGCCGACATGGCCGCCGCCGGGCTGACGGAGGGCCAGATCGTCGCGCTGGAAAGCGATGCGGGGGACGGCGTCGCCCGCCGCCGTGACGGCCTGATCGTCACGCCCTACGACATCCCAGCCGGATGCCTCGGCGCTTATTATCCCGAGTGCAACGGCCTGATCCCGGTGGAGCATCATGCCGAGCAGAGCCATGTCCCGGCCGCCAAATCGGTGCCGGTGAGGATCGTCGCCTGA
- the leuD gene encoding 3-isopropylmalate dehydratase small subunit, with amino-acid sequence MSMKPFVSETGVAAAIMRNNIDTDQITPGHTGMKVQKTGFGKGLFFNWRYLADGSDDPDFILNQGAFRESKFLLAGPNFGCGSSREFAVWALRDFGIRAVIAPSFGAIFTSNCYMNGVAPIAIEEAAVQSIADEITPDNCVMTVDLAGQVIHSPDGRKHLFHLPDLQRERLVEGLDAIDATRKRDDQIAAYQAADRLRRPWVYDIVGEAA; translated from the coding sequence ATGAGCATGAAGCCGTTTGTATCCGAAACCGGCGTCGCCGCCGCGATCATGCGCAATAATATCGATACCGACCAAATCACCCCCGGCCACACTGGGATGAAGGTCCAGAAGACGGGCTTCGGCAAAGGGCTGTTCTTCAACTGGCGCTATCTGGCGGATGGCTCGGACGATCCCGATTTCATTCTTAATCAGGGTGCTTTTCGGGAATCGAAATTCCTGCTTGCGGGGCCGAACTTCGGCTGCGGGAGTTCGCGGGAGTTCGCGGTCTGGGCGCTGCGTGATTTTGGTATCCGGGCGGTGATCGCCCCCAGTTTCGGCGCGATCTTCACCAGCAACTGCTACATGAACGGCGTTGCGCCAATCGCGATCGAGGAGGCTGCCGTTCAATCGATCGCCGACGAGATCACTCCGGACAATTGCGTGATGACGGTCGATTTGGCGGGCCAGGTCATCCATTCGCCCGATGGGCGCAAGCATCTTTTTCATCTCCCCGACCTTCAGCGCGAGCGGCTGGTTGAGGGGCTCGACGCGATCGATGCGACGCGCAAGCGGGACGATCAGATCGCAGCCTATCAGGCCGCAGACAGGCTGCGCCGGCCTTGGGTCTATGATATCGTGGGAGAGGCCGCATGA
- a CDS encoding MFS transporter, with protein sequence MTGPIGHLQTIEAPAGEASPRNPDARPWTTVWILTLLYAIAYFDKRLITLLIDPIRETIGATDLQMSLLSGAAFVSFYVIFSFPIGWAVDRMQRRNIIFWGVASWSVFAALGGLARSFWQLLGSRFGVGAGEAALMPAAHSMIADLFPRDKLSRALGIFTLGAFIGSALSFAIGGTMLSHFKRGDGIDLPLIGSMLPWQAVLLLASLPGIPLALLIFAVREPRRGHANMQHRSSAGAATYLRRHAGFYALHFIGFSTLAIMTAGVSSWLPTHIMRTYGEPVGRVGMLLATFQLTVGPLGMLLVARTVDRMFRAGQRDIHMMFYVWGVLVLAAAGILIGLAPNAIIAYVGIVIYDSLHGGFLPVAGAILQLTTPSQYRGQATAIFFVFYNVMGQALGPIAVAMSTDLLFGSDRMIGSAIALTCAVVGPITALLLLRSRRPLRAVLADAESVAAVVASPRDNH encoded by the coding sequence ATGACCGGACCGATAGGCCATTTGCAGACGATCGAGGCTCCGGCTGGCGAGGCATCACCCCGGAACCCCGACGCACGACCATGGACAACGGTCTGGATTCTTACGCTCCTCTACGCGATCGCCTATTTCGACAAACGGCTTATCACACTCCTGATCGATCCGATCCGCGAGACGATCGGCGCCACGGACCTCCAGATGAGTCTGCTGTCCGGAGCGGCTTTCGTTTCATTCTACGTAATCTTCTCCTTTCCGATCGGCTGGGCGGTCGATCGGATGCAACGGCGCAACATCATCTTCTGGGGTGTGGCGAGTTGGTCGGTGTTCGCCGCACTGGGCGGCCTCGCCCGCAGTTTCTGGCAATTGCTCGGCTCCCGCTTCGGGGTCGGGGCAGGAGAGGCTGCGCTTATGCCGGCCGCGCATTCGATGATCGCGGACCTCTTTCCGCGCGACAAACTATCGCGCGCCCTAGGTATTTTTACGCTGGGCGCTTTCATCGGCTCCGCTTTGTCGTTCGCGATCGGCGGGACGATGCTGAGTCACTTCAAGCGGGGGGACGGCATCGATCTCCCTCTGATCGGCTCGATGCTGCCGTGGCAGGCGGTGCTGCTGCTGGCAAGCCTCCCCGGCATTCCCCTGGCGCTGCTTATTTTCGCGGTGCGCGAGCCGCGGCGTGGCCACGCTAACATGCAGCACCGGAGCAGCGCGGGCGCCGCCACCTACCTGAGGCGGCACGCGGGCTTCTACGCGCTTCACTTCATCGGGTTCAGCACACTCGCGATCATGACGGCCGGCGTTTCTTCCTGGCTGCCGACACACATCATGCGAACCTACGGCGAGCCCGTCGGGCGCGTCGGCATGTTGCTGGCGACCTTCCAACTGACGGTGGGGCCGCTCGGCATGCTGCTGGTTGCCCGAACGGTCGATCGCATGTTCAGAGCTGGCCAACGGGACATTCACATGATGTTTTACGTCTGGGGCGTGCTCGTGCTGGCCGCCGCCGGCATACTCATCGGTCTCGCGCCGAATGCGATCATCGCCTACGTCGGGATCGTCATCTACGATTCCCTGCACGGCGGTTTTCTTCCGGTCGCGGGCGCGATTCTGCAACTGACCACGCCCAGCCAGTATCGCGGCCAGGCGACCGCCATTTTCTTCGTATTCTATAATGTCATGGGGCAAGCATTGGGGCCGATCGCGGTCGCCATGTCGACCGACCTTCTTTTCGGTAGCGATCGGATGATCGGCTCCGCCATCGCACTGACATGCGCGGTGGTTGGCCCGATCACCGCGCTGCTCCTTCTTCGCAGCCGCCGACCACTTCGCGCGGTACTGGCCGATGCTGAGAGCGTCGCCGCCGTGGTCGCTTCACCAAGGGACAATCATTGA
- the mobA gene encoding molybdenum cofactor guanylyltransferase — protein sequence MILGAVLAGGRSSRFGSDKAMAQLHGRPLIDHVIDSLATVTSHIVVCGRPYGGWTSLADRPAPDLGPLGGLAAALHHAATNGFDRVITAPCDTPLLSESLLIRLRDAEGDACLADLPVIGIWRSGATARLEAHLRTTRRRSMRHWSETLRAELLPHPAPANINRPADLDLLHS from the coding sequence ATGATCCTTGGCGCCGTCCTCGCTGGAGGCCGGTCGAGCCGCTTCGGTTCCGACAAGGCGATGGCGCAACTGCACGGCAGACCGTTGATCGATCATGTGATCGACAGCCTTGCCACCGTCACGTCGCACATCGTGGTATGCGGCCGCCCCTATGGCGGCTGGACGAGCCTCGCCGACCGCCCCGCACCCGATCTGGGTCCGCTGGGCGGCCTTGCCGCCGCGCTGCACCATGCTGCCACCAACGGCTTCGATCGGGTCATCACCGCGCCCTGCGATACGCCCCTTCTGAGCGAAAGCCTGCTGATCCGGTTGCGCGACGCCGAGGGCGATGCCTGCCTTGCCGACCTGCCCGTCATCGGCATCTGGCGGAGCGGGGCCACGGCGCGACTGGAGGCCCATTTGCGCACCACACGCCGGCGATCGATGCGGCATTGGTCGGAAACGCTCCGGGCGGAATTGCTGCCCCACCCCGCGCCCGCCAACATCAATCGCCCGGCCGATCTGGATTTGCTTCATAGCTGA
- a CDS encoding 3-isopropylmalate dehydratase large subunit — MGRTFFEKIWDDHVVADLGDGAFLIHIDRHFLHEVSGAVSLKEIDARHRTVRNPELTFGTVDHVLETVPGRGMTTRMPGGDDFLREFTERIGPHGIRFFGLEDRRQGIVHVIAPELGAALPGMTFICGDSHTCTVGAVGAFAWGVGSSDSEHALATQTVILTKPKTLRVNFTGQLQPGVHAKDMILALIAKYTADGGTGYAVEFGGEAVRSLPMDGRLTLCNMAVEFGGRTGTVAPDDVTFDYLKDREFSPKGEDWERAVAYWRTLASDADAVYDREYELDCSNLEPQVTWGTSPEHSAALGDVMPDPLATDDAVSRTSRERAAGYAEIAPGTPLVGLPITGAFIGSCTNSRIDDLRAAAAILKGRKVAEGVTAICVPGSTATKLLAEAEGLDKIFEDAGFEWREAGCSLCMSGATGGESFERDARVVASTNRNFEDRQGPHVRSHLASPVTVAASAIAGRIADARAFASQEDR, encoded by the coding sequence ATGGGCAGAACATTTTTCGAGAAGATCTGGGACGATCATGTCGTCGCCGATCTGGGCGATGGCGCCTTCCTGATCCACATCGATCGCCATTTCCTGCATGAAGTGAGCGGCGCTGTATCGCTGAAGGAAATCGATGCACGTCATCGCACGGTGCGTAATCCCGAACTGACCTTTGGCACGGTCGATCATGTGCTGGAGACCGTACCGGGGCGCGGCATGACGACACGGATGCCGGGCGGCGACGATTTCCTGCGCGAGTTTACCGAACGGATCGGCCCACACGGTATCCGCTTCTTCGGTCTGGAGGATCGGCGCCAAGGTATCGTGCATGTGATCGCGCCCGAACTGGGCGCGGCGCTGCCCGGCATGACCTTCATCTGCGGTGACAGCCATACCTGTACGGTGGGCGCGGTCGGTGCCTTCGCTTGGGGTGTGGGGTCGAGCGACAGCGAACATGCGCTGGCGACGCAGACCGTGATCCTGACCAAACCGAAGACGTTGCGGGTGAATTTCACCGGACAATTGCAGCCCGGCGTCCACGCCAAGGACATGATCCTGGCCCTGATCGCGAAATATACCGCCGATGGCGGCACGGGTTACGCTGTCGAGTTTGGCGGCGAGGCTGTCCGTTCGCTGCCGATGGATGGGCGGCTCACCCTGTGCAACATGGCGGTCGAATTCGGCGGGCGAACGGGCACGGTTGCGCCCGACGACGTCACCTTCGATTATTTGAAGGATCGCGAATTCTCGCCGAAGGGCGAGGATTGGGAACGCGCGGTCGCTTATTGGCGCACGCTCGCGAGCGACGCCGATGCCGTTTACGATCGCGAATATGAGTTGGACTGCTCCAATCTGGAGCCTCAGGTCACCTGGGGCACCAGTCCTGAGCATAGCGCAGCGCTCGGCGACGTCATGCCTGATCCGCTGGCGACCGATGATGCGGTCTCGCGGACATCGCGGGAGCGGGCTGCCGGCTATGCCGAGATCGCGCCCGGCACGCCGCTGGTGGGTCTGCCGATCACGGGTGCTTTCATTGGGTCATGCACCAACAGCCGTATCGATGATCTGCGTGCGGCGGCAGCGATCTTGAAGGGGCGCAAGGTGGCCGAGGGGGTGACGGCAATCTGCGTGCCCGGATCGACCGCTACCAAGCTGCTGGCCGAGGCCGAGGGGCTCGACAAGATATTCGAGGACGCGGGTTTCGAATGGCGCGAGGCGGGCTGCTCGCTCTGCATGAGCGGCGCCACGGGCGGCGAGAGTTTCGAGCGTGACGCCCGCGTTGTCGCCTCCACCAATCGGAATTTCGAGGATCGACAGGGCCCTCATGTCCGCTCGCACCTCGCCAGCCCCGTCACCGTCGCCGCATCGGCCATCGCCGGTCGCATCGCCGACGCCCGCGCCTTCGCCAGCCAGGAAGATCGTTGA
- a CDS encoding SDR family NAD(P)-dependent oxidoreductase: protein MWDDWARTAQPLKGKVAIVTGAGRGCGRAIAQGLAAAGASVCCAARSKSEIAETVALIEEEGGVAMAFAADVTDLQSVTAMTHATIAAYSGLDLMVLSHGVALAVGPVETTDPVDWQRTIDVNLIGSYYCIRTAVAPMKARGAGKIIVVGSGQGHNGTASTSAYAASKAGTWALTRSVAAELIGYNISVNELLPGNVRTQLYEDTFGQVISATPAGGEPISSKRSHEWLKAPEDIVPLALFMACQPDIGPTAQSFSLMRRV from the coding sequence ATGTGGGACGATTGGGCGCGCACGGCGCAGCCCCTCAAGGGCAAGGTCGCCATCGTAACGGGAGCGGGGCGCGGTTGTGGCCGGGCCATCGCACAGGGCCTCGCGGCGGCGGGCGCGAGCGTTTGCTGCGCGGCGCGGTCCAAAAGCGAGATCGCCGAGACGGTAGCGTTGATCGAGGAGGAGGGCGGCGTCGCTATGGCCTTCGCCGCCGACGTGACCGATCTGCAGAGCGTGACCGCCATGACTCACGCGACAATCGCGGCTTACAGTGGGCTCGATCTGATGGTGCTCAGTCATGGCGTCGCGCTGGCTGTCGGTCCAGTCGAGACGACCGATCCGGTGGACTGGCAGCGGACGATCGACGTTAATCTGATCGGTTCCTATTACTGCATTCGCACCGCCGTTGCGCCAATGAAGGCGCGGGGCGCCGGCAAAATCATCGTCGTCGGATCGGGGCAGGGGCATAATGGCACGGCTTCGACTTCGGCCTATGCCGCGTCGAAAGCCGGCACCTGGGCATTGACCCGCTCGGTCGCGGCCGAATTGATTGGCTACAATATCAGCGTCAACGAATTGCTGCCCGGCAATGTCCGCACCCAGCTCTACGAAGACACGTTCGGCCAGGTTATTTCGGCCACCCCGGCTGGCGGGGAGCCGATTTCCTCCAAGCGATCGCACGAATGGCTGAAGGCGCCCGAGGACATCGTACCGCTCGCGCTGTTCATGGCTTGCCAGCCCGACATCGGCCCGACCGCGCAGAGCTTCAGCCTGATGCGTCGCGTCTGA
- a CDS encoding IS6 family transposase — protein MAKPSRRSRALPSRRLRYFNSSPGAIRLVVMMYARFPLSLRNVEDLLFERGIDICHETVRHWWNRSGPMFAGDIRRQRISRMRGFRHWRWHLDEMYVKLNGEMVYLWRAVDHEGEVLESYITKTRDKDAALTFMKKALKRHGSPEAITTDGLRSYCAAMNDLGNAEKQEVGRWANNRVENSHLPFRRRERAILRFRRMKTLQKFASVHANVHNHFNLERHLVDRQTY, from the coding sequence CTGGCCAAACCGAGCCGCAGATCACGAGCACTTCCTTCAAGACGTCTTCGCTATTTCAATTCGTCACCCGGGGCGATCCGCCTCGTGGTTATGATGTATGCGCGCTTTCCGCTTAGTTTGAGAAACGTCGAGGATCTGCTGTTCGAACGCGGGATCGACATCTGCCATGAAACGGTGCGGCACTGGTGGAACCGCTCCGGGCCGATGTTCGCGGGCGATATTCGTCGGCAGCGTATTTCACGAATGCGCGGGTTTCGCCATTGGCGGTGGCACCTGGACGAGATGTACGTGAAGCTGAATGGTGAGATGGTCTACCTCTGGCGAGCCGTGGATCACGAGGGTGAGGTGCTCGAGAGCTACATTACAAAGACCCGCGACAAGGATGCGGCTCTCACCTTCATGAAGAAGGCGCTGAAGCGCCACGGGTCACCGGAGGCCATTACCACCGATGGTCTGCGCTCCTATTGCGCGGCGATGAACGACTTGGGCAATGCCGAGAAGCAAGAGGTCGGTCGCTGGGCTAACAACCGCGTCGAGAACAGCCACCTCCCCTTTCGACGACGAGAGCGGGCGATACTGAGATTCAGGCGAATGAAGACCCTTCAGAAATTCGCCTCGGTCCACGCCAACGTCCACAATCATTTCAACCTCGAACGCCACCTCGTCGATCGCCAGACTTACTAG
- a CDS encoding TonB-dependent receptor, translating to MTAQRRVERLQDVPISATVVSGAELQKKNLITLEQLTAETPAVVVTKGGAANRLSIRGVGSGDNNPLFEQSVATFVDNVYQGRSRSNGAAFLDLARVEILKGPQSVYFGNNAIAGVLNIVTRDPGDRLEGYVRGSYNFDFNAGTVEGAVGAPLTETLGIRVAGIVTRGNGYIRDLGLGGLRIPRVRSYAGRATVRWQPIDDLTWTIKASGERSRQTGAIADEIAYCPPDPLFTAGATGSCLIALNRGEDVRLNQVRSHSPGQGIDVNTQSYVSSLSYDAGPLELSSITAYGRTRYTQRLDTDGTSATLTHFTTPERFSQMSQEFRVATRRDSWIALDAGAYLNREFIRGGVNYNFTSLNSRLTGQFAALAPLGSFGQFDDYRQWSKTYATYAFATFRPTAQLTLAVGGRQSWVDKSISLNQGFGISLGSFGSITPYPTATLEALGSRFGTAAGLGVAGVRQARRSDAHLSPSAVFTYQPRPTLNIYAKYTNGFKAGGFNGLEHTGAAAALSFNPEYVDGYEAGIKSQWFDRRLTLNLAVFRNDFKDLQVSVSQNFGVGVINVIGNAGGARAQGVEVEGRWRVISGLTTGLSLTLLDSKFTDYRNAGGNALDVQQGRPFVDLTGVRTRYAPKYSGNYTLDYLAPITSGLKMRLNGSAFFTDRYNFSNNNDPFLTQGKYVRLGAILGITDTDERWEVSLVGKNLTNRLIRVFGTNLAQSRGSYLIGTDEPRSIALQANLRF from the coding sequence GTGACCGCGCAGCGGCGGGTCGAGCGGCTTCAGGACGTGCCGATTTCCGCTACCGTCGTGAGCGGAGCGGAACTTCAGAAGAAGAATCTTATCACCTTGGAGCAACTGACGGCGGAGACGCCGGCCGTGGTCGTCACCAAGGGCGGCGCCGCCAATCGCCTGTCGATTCGGGGCGTCGGCTCGGGTGATAATAACCCCTTGTTCGAGCAGTCGGTCGCGACATTTGTAGACAACGTCTATCAGGGACGGTCGCGATCGAACGGGGCTGCTTTTCTCGACCTTGCTCGGGTCGAAATTCTAAAGGGGCCGCAGAGCGTTTATTTCGGAAACAATGCGATTGCCGGTGTTCTCAATATCGTCACTCGCGATCCCGGTGACCGCCTCGAAGGCTATGTTCGCGGATCCTACAATTTCGATTTCAACGCTGGCACTGTGGAGGGCGCTGTGGGTGCCCCGCTTACCGAAACACTCGGAATTCGCGTGGCGGGGATCGTGACGCGAGGTAACGGCTATATTCGCGACCTTGGGCTGGGTGGGCTGCGCATTCCGCGCGTTCGATCCTACGCCGGCCGCGCCACCGTGCGCTGGCAGCCGATCGACGATCTGACTTGGACCATTAAAGCAAGTGGCGAACGGAGCCGCCAGACCGGCGCCATCGCTGACGAGATCGCTTATTGTCCGCCCGATCCCTTGTTCACGGCCGGTGCCACGGGAAGTTGTCTCATCGCGCTCAACAGGGGCGAGGATGTCCGGCTCAACCAGGTCCGCTCCCACAGCCCGGGTCAGGGCATCGACGTCAACACGCAAAGCTATGTGTCGTCGCTCAGCTACGACGCGGGGCCGCTCGAACTGTCGTCGATCACCGCCTACGGTCGGACTCGATACACCCAGCGGCTGGATACGGACGGTACGAGCGCAACACTTACGCATTTCACGACGCCGGAACGCTTCTCGCAGATGAGCCAGGAGTTCCGTGTCGCGACGCGCCGGGATAGCTGGATCGCGCTGGATGCTGGCGCTTATCTCAATCGCGAGTTTATCCGGGGCGGGGTGAACTACAACTTCACCTCGCTCAACTCTCGGCTCACCGGTCAGTTCGCCGCGCTCGCGCCTCTCGGGTCATTCGGGCAGTTCGATGATTACCGGCAATGGTCGAAGACCTACGCAACCTATGCTTTCGCTACTTTCCGCCCGACTGCCCAGCTGACCCTGGCGGTCGGCGGCCGGCAGAGCTGGGTCGATAAATCGATCAGCCTCAACCAGGGTTTCGGCATCTCGCTGGGCTCGTTCGGCAGCATCACGCCCTATCCGACTGCTACCTTGGAGGCGCTTGGCAGTCGCTTCGGTACCGCTGCGGGTCTTGGCGTCGCAGGCGTACGCCAGGCGCGGCGGTCGGACGCACACTTGAGTCCTTCGGCGGTCTTCACCTATCAACCCCGACCGACGCTCAACATATACGCCAAATATACCAACGGCTTCAAAGCCGGCGGTTTCAATGGCCTGGAGCATACCGGCGCGGCGGCGGCCTTGTCGTTCAATCCCGAATATGTCGATGGCTATGAAGCGGGCATCAAGAGCCAGTGGTTCGACCGCCGCCTCACGTTGAACCTCGCGGTATTCCGAAACGACTTCAAGGATTTGCAAGTCTCGGTTTCGCAGAATTTCGGTGTCGGCGTCATCAACGTGATCGGTAATGCCGGTGGCGCGCGGGCGCAGGGCGTCGAAGTGGAGGGGCGCTGGCGCGTGATCAGTGGGCTGACCACCGGTCTCAGCCTGACGTTGCTCGACTCCAAATTCACCGATTATCGCAACGCTGGCGGCAACGCGCTCGACGTGCAACAGGGGCGCCCGTTCGTCGACCTGACAGGGGTGCGCACACGCTATGCTCCGAAGTACAGCGGCAATTACACGCTCGATTATCTGGCGCCGATCACCAGCGGATTGAAGATGCGGCTCAATGGCAGCGCCTTCTTCACGGATCGATACAATTTCTCGAACAACAATGACCCATTCCTCACGCAGGGTAAATACGTCCGCCTGGGGGCCATTCTGGGAATTACCGACACCGATGAACGGTGGGAAGTGTCGCTCGTCGGCAAAAATCTGACCAACCGGCTCATCCGCGTCTTCGGGACCAACCTGGCTCAGTCGCGCGGCTCCTATTTGATCGGTACGGACGAACCGCGCAGCATCGCGCTGCAAGCCAATCTGCGTTTCTGA